The following are encoded together in the Glycine max cultivar Williams 82 chromosome 8, Glycine_max_v4.0, whole genome shotgun sequence genome:
- the LOC100801424 gene encoding COP9 signalosome complex subunit 8-like isoform X1 yields MDFSSVRAALDSKSYDKVADVCDNLMLQVAAEGIAYQDDWPYTIHLLSHIYVHDINSARFLWKSIPSSIKESQPEVTAVWKIGQKLWLRDYAGVHEAIRGFDWTQELQTLVAAFSELYTKEMFQLLLSAYSTISIKDTALFLGMNEDDATNYVLQQGWTVDPASQMLIVKKQPVVTEQKLDPSKLQRLTEYVFHLEH; encoded by the exons ATGGATTTCTCTTCGGTGAGGGCTGCGTTGGATTCGAAGTCGTACGACAAGGTTGCGGATGTGTGCGACAACTTGATGCTTCAG GTTGCAGCTGAGGGCATTGCTTATCAGGACGATTGGCCCTACACAATTCACCTCCTCTCTCACATTTATGTTCACGACAT CAATAGTGCGCGCTTTCTTTGGAAGTCAATACCTTCCTCAATCAAAGAGAGCCAGCCTGAAGTCACCGCGGTTTGGAAAATTGGTCAGAAGCTCTGGTTACGTGACTATGCCGGAGTGCACGAGGCAATCCGTGGCTTTGATTGGACTCAGGAACTCCAAACCCTAGTTGCTGCATTTTCAG AACTTTACACAAAGGAGATGTTTCAGCTGCTTCTCTCTGCTTATTCTACGATAAGCATTAAAGACACTGCTTTATTTCTGGGAATGAATGAGGATGATGCTACAAATT ATGTTTTGCAGCAAGGCTGGACTGTGGACCCTGCCTCTCAGATGCTTATTGTGAAGAAGCAACCTGTTGTGACAGAGCAGAAACTTGATCCGAGTAAATTGCAGCGATTGACAGAATATGTCTTCCATCTTGAGCATTGA
- the LOC100801424 gene encoding COP9 signalosome complex subunit 8-like yields the protein MSIWKCCCDFVCSNSARFLWKSIPSSIKESQPEVTAVWKIGQKLWLRDYAGVHEAIRGFDWTQELQTLVAAFSELYTKEMFQLLLSAYSTISIKDTALFLGMNEDDATNYVLQQGWTVDPASQMLIVKKQPVVTEQKLDPSKLQRLTEYVFHLEH from the exons atgtCAATTTGGAAGTGCTGCTGTGATTTTGTGTGCAGCAATAGTGCGCGCTTTCTTTGGAAGTCAATACCTTCCTCAATCAAAGAGAGCCAGCCTGAAGTCACCGCGGTTTGGAAAATTGGTCAGAAGCTCTGGTTACGTGACTATGCCGGAGTGCACGAGGCAATCCGTGGCTTTGATTGGACTCAGGAACTCCAAACCCTAGTTGCTGCATTTTCAG AACTTTACACAAAGGAGATGTTTCAGCTGCTTCTCTCTGCTTATTCTACGATAAGCATTAAAGACACTGCTTTATTTCTGGGAATGAATGAGGATGATGCTACAAATT ATGTTTTGCAGCAAGGCTGGACTGTGGACCCTGCCTCTCAGATGCTTATTGTGAAGAAGCAACCTGTTGTGACAGAGCAGAAACTTGATCCGAGTAAATTGCAGCGATTGACAGAATATGTCTTCCATCTTGAGCATTGA